The Rhododendron vialii isolate Sample 1 chromosome 6a, ASM3025357v1 genome includes a window with the following:
- the LOC131330435 gene encoding protein translation factor SUI1 homolog 1-like, with the protein MSELDIQIPTTFDPFAEANAEDSGAVSKEYVHIRVQQRNGRKSLTTVQGLKKEFSYNKILKDLKKEFCCNGTVVQDPELGQVIQLQGDQRKNVSTFLVQAGIVKKDNIKIHGF; encoded by the exons ATGTCTGAGCTCGACATCCAGATTCCTACTACTTTTG ATCCGTTTGCTGAGGCAAATGCTGAGGATTCCGGTGCTGTGTCAAAGGAGTACGTGCACATTCGTGTACAACAGCGGAATGGTAGGAAAAGCTTGACAACTGTCCAGGGGTTGAAGAAAGAATTCAGCTATAATAAGATACTCAAGGACCTCAAGAAGGAGTTTTGCTGCAATGGCACTGTAGTCCAGGACCCAGAACTAGGCCAG GTTATCCAGCTTCAAGGTGATCAGCGAAAGAATGTCTCTACCTTCCTTGTTCAG GCTGGCATAGTGAAGAAAGATAACATCAAAATTCATGGTTTTTGA